A window of Hirundo rustica isolate bHirRus1 chromosome 27, bHirRus1.pri.v3, whole genome shotgun sequence contains these coding sequences:
- the EPOP gene encoding elongin BC and Polycomb repressive complex 2-associated protein, with product METLNIKSRRCDLAELRTLKAINSVPTRAVKCSLISKADLEALCTSCKSLGPRRRKRRRRRRRKSRRREQLLLQDPGEFFPCPRPPLCRSGGCCGSSGRALPPAGPQPPQPARGGFFGAVPAASPRAPQLSHPSAGGGPRWPQGLAQHGAGPAAARKSRSCGSAASERQGTSAGYSSDSDSSLDLAASSPATSSDSSEEEEEEEEEEEEEEGDSSCSSEEGSSSESESSSLCSGDSVQSTRYRQAALPRFQPPREPLGEERPAEPPPGKAPRPEPPEPLLFLPQHLWARTLRASTLESLSSAEAPGAQPGLDEASPASSSSSSSSSSSSSSSPPPSPSGTPGGAPPQKELGFGGSGGKDLHKDASNKSSASERAGTTSPGPEPCPEPTPELRGSRGPAAPGEPRPEHFDRLIRQSKLWCYAKGFNLDGKSLRSCEGSPEPWRGAELRFQARGAARSRQEGNAKRRRLSRASERQRGGSSKSAPKTPRRNPRKGNAAPCKPRNSFSLMGNFPCTPSLVVGEDGDLRPASSLGGKNSWALSKTHPLWRWHLGGSAIPVPPSLKFRGCGSLEGP from the coding sequence ATGGAAACCTTAAACATCAAGAGCCGCCGCTGCGACCTGGCCGAGCTGCGGACCCTCAAGGCCATCAACTCCGTGCCCACCCGGGCCGTGAAGTGCTCGCTCATCTCCAAGGCGGACCTGGAGGCTCTCTGCACCTCCTGCAAGAGCCTCGGCCCCCGccggaggaagaggaggaggaggaggaggaggaagagcaggagaagggagcagctgctgctgcaggacccCGGGGAGTTCTTCCCCTGCCCGCGGCCCCCGCTCTGCAGAAGCGGCGGCTGCTGCGGTTCCTCCGGCCGGGCCCTGCCTCCCGCCGGCCCGCAGCCCCCGCAGCCGGCTCGGGGCGGCTTTTTTGGGGCTGTCCCCGCCGCATCTCCCCGAGCTCCGCAGCTGTCGCACCCCTCCGCCGGGGGAGGGCCGCGCTGGCCCCAGGGGCTGGCCCAGcacggagcggggccggcggccgcCAGGAAGAGCCGGTCCTGCGGCTCGGCCGCCTCCGAGCGCCAGGGAACCTCGGCCGGTTACTCCAGCGACTCGGATTCCAGCCTGGACCTGGCCGCCTCCAGCCCCGCCACCTCCAGCGACTCCtcggaggaagaggaggaggaggaggaggaagaggaggaggaggaaggggacagCTCGTGCAGCAGCGAGGAAGGCAGCTCCTCGGAGTCGGAGAGCAGCTCGCTGTGCAGCGGGGACTCGGTGCAGAGCACGCGGTACCGGCAGGCGGCCCTGCCCCGCTTCCAGCCCCCGCGGGAGCCGCTCGGGGAGGAGCGGCCGGCGGAGCCCCCCCCGGGCAAAGCGCCGCGcccggagccccccgagccGCTGCTCTTCCTCCCGCAGCACCTCTGGGCTCGCACCTTGAGAGCCTCAACTTTGGAAAGTTTGAGCTCGGCCGAGGCGccgggggctcagccggggctGGACGAGGCctcccctgcctcctcctcctcctcctcctcctcctcctcctcctcctcctcctcgccccctccctcccccagcgGCACCCCCGGGGGGGCCCCGCCACAAAAGGAGCTCGGCTTCGGCGGCTccggagggaaggatttgcaCAAAGATGCCTCCAACAAAAGCTCCGCCTCGGAGCGAGCCGGCACAACCTCTCCGGGCCCGGAGCCTTGCCCAGAACCCACCCCGGAGCTTCGCGGGAGccgcggccccgctgcccccggaGAGCCCCGGCCGGAACATTTTGACCGCTTGATCCGTCAATCCAAGCTGTGGTGCTACGCCAAAGGTTTCAACCTGGACGGGAAAAGTTTGAGGAGCTGCGAAGGGAGCCCGGAACCTTGGAGGGGAGCGGAGCTGCGTTTCCAAGCCCGAGGAGCAGCGCGGAGCCGCCAGGAAGGCAACGCCAAACGCCGGCGCCTGTCCCGGGCGAGCGAGAGGCAGCGCGGCGGCTCCTCCAAAAGCGCTCCCAAAACCCCCCGGAGGAACCCCAGGAAAGGAAACGCCGCTCCCTGCAAACCTCGGAATTCCTTCAGCCTGATGGGTAACTTCCCCTGCACGCCCTCGCTGGTGGTGGGAGAGGACGGGGATCTGCGCCCGGCTTCTTCCCTCGGGGGCAAAAACTCGTGGGCGCTGTCCAAGACTCACCCGCTGTGGCGTTGGCACCTGGGGGGCAGCGCCATCCCCGTGCCCCCCAGCCTCAAATTCCGCGGCTGCGGAAGCCTGGAGGGTCCCTGA
- the LOC120763641 gene encoding protein AF-17-like, with translation MKEMVGGCCVCSDERGWAENPLVYCDGHGCNVAVHQACYGIVQVPTGPWFCRKCESQERAARVRCELCPHKDGALKRTDNGGWAHVVCALYIPEVQFANVLTMEPIVLQYVPHDRFNKTCYICEEQGRE, from the exons ATGAAGGAGATGGTGGGAGGCTGCTGTGTGTGTTCCGACGAGCGCGGCTGGGCGGAGAACCCGCTCGTCTACTGCGACGGCCACGGCTGCAATGTGGCCGTGCACCAAG cttGTTATGGAATTGTCCAGGTTCCCACCGGCCCCTGGTTCTGCCGGAAATGCGAATCCCAGGAAAGAGCAGCCCGGGTG AGGTGCGAGCTGTGTCCCCACAAGGACGGAGCCCTGAAACGCACGGACAACGGGG gctgggcCCACGTGGTGTGTGCCCTGTACATCCCCGAGGTGCAGTTTGCCAACGTTCTCACCATGGAGCCCATCGTGCTCCAGTACGTCCCCCACGACCGCTTCAACAAG ACTTGTTACATCTGCGAGGAGCAGGGCCGGGAG